Genomic DNA from Candidatus Neomarinimicrobiota bacterium:
TGGCGTGGATGCTGAGCAAAGGTATGCTCGAAATCAAAGTGGGTATCATGCGATATACTGGCGGGATCAACCACGCCAAGTACGGTTATGTAACTGATCCTGCTGGTGACATACTACTCTATCGTGGAAGCGGCAACGAGACAGCGCAGGCGCTGAGTCAGAACTACGAGCAGTTTGAGATCTCAGTCTCCTGGTTGGATGAAGACGCAGTGGCTCACTATCGGACCGAGTTTGATCGGATCTGGAGGGGAAAACATCCGTCTGTCGCGGTTGTGGATCTTCCAACGGGATTAAGACAACGGTTGCTGAAACTCCTTCCAGACGAACCTCCTATCACCGAACCCATGAAGAAAAATCTGGATTTGCCTCGCCTGGCCATGAAATGGATGTTTGTTGCCCACGCGCCTTATTTTTCGAATGGGAACGGTTTGGCAGCAGATGCTCTGGTACCAATCGATCTTTGGCCTCACCAGCGCAGAGTGGTGGATGAAACGGTGGAGGCCTGGCCTGAAGGAAGACTCCTTTGCGATGAAGTAGGAATGGGGAAAACCATCGAAGCGATTATGATCATCCGTCGGCTGATGGCTGGGAGGGGCGTAGGACATGTGTTGATCCTGGTACCAGCCGGTCTGGTGAAACAGTGGCAAGAGGAGTTCCGGGAAAAGGGGGGAATGATGGTTCCCTTTTTGAAAGGCGATGAACTGGTTCAACCTGATGGTAGTAAGGCCAGGGTAGGTATCGCAGAAGCTCTTGAGCAGCCCATTCTTATGATGAGTCGGGAGATGGCGCGGAAAGATCGAACGAAATCCTATATCCTGAATGGCCCGGTGTGGGATCTGGTGCTCATGGATGAAGCCCATGCCTCTCGGAGAGCTGAGCGGGACAAAGGTGGATTCAACACTGGCAACCTCCTTCTCACCCTCCTCCGGGATTTTCAGCTATCCCGACAGGCACGCTCCACAATTCTGCTGAGCGCCACTCCGATGCAACTGGACCCCTGGGAGCCCTGGGATCTTCTTTGTGTACTCGGTCTTGGGGGCTACTGGGCCAGTGGATTCAAGCTTATCGAGGATTTTTATGATGCGATCCGGACACTAAGGACGAGAGGATTAGGTAACGGTCAAGCTCGTAGAATTGCGCGGTTAATGAAAAAAGTAAGTCCTCTTCTTCCTCATCCGCTCAATCGTTTATCGGACCATCCCGCCATGGATGAGATTAGCAGGCTCTTGCGTAGCGGCGTGTCAAGTATAAGGGAGGCAAACAGAAAGTGGCTGGAGTCCAATTCCCCATTAAGAAAGTTCGTACATCGGAATAACCGAGATACTCTACGTCGTTATTATGAAGCAGGGTTGATTGAAAAGCCTCCACCCGAAAGGAAAGTCGATGATCTTGAGTACGACTATGCCCGTGGCAGCGGTGAACGCGCGATCTACCAACATATCAAGCGTTATATTGATGAACGTTATGAGAATCTCGAAGCTCAGAAGCCAGGAAAAGGGTTCGTTATGACGACCTATCGCCGACGAATGTCCAGTTCGCCGTCTGCGCTAGCTGAGAGCTTCAGGAAACGGATAGCCCGGTTAGACCGCGTCATCAGACGTCAGTCTCTGGTTCGTGAACTTGAAGAGGACGAGAAGCCGGATGACAGGGACTGGGGAGATGCGGGACGGGAAGAAGAAGTCGATCCGGCTTTACCTGATACTGCGGACGAGGCACGTCAGGAAAAGCAACAGATCGAACCTCTAATTCGTCAGCTTCAGGATCTGGGCGACACTGATTCCAAACGGGATTTCTTTCGCGATCAAATCCGGAAAATAATCGCCGATGGGCGGTCCGTTCTTGTCTTCACATCATACCTGGATACCATGGATTATCTTCGAAGGCAACTGCGGCCCATTTATCATGAATCTCTGGCCTGTTATTCCGGTCGTGGGGGAGAAATCTGGGATGGGAGTCAATGGAAGAAAGTTGAAAAGTCTGCCATAACCAAACTTTTAGACGAAAAAAAGATACGTGTTCTTCTGTGTAATGATGCGGCTTCAGAAGGCTTAAACCTTCAAGCTGCGGGTGCACTAATCAATTATGACATGCCATGGAATCCTTCCCGAGTGGAACAGCGTATAGGTCGTATTGATCGTTTCGGGCAGGATCATCCCATTCTGCCGATTGTGAATATCTACTTGAGAAACTCAGTTGATACCCGGGTCTATCGCGTACTGCGTGAGAGGTGCGGCCTTTTTGAACGTTTCGTAGGCCCTATGCAGCCCATTCTCAATTATGCACGGACCATTCTTGAGGGCGAGCGGAAAGCGGTCATAGAAGCTGGACTGGCTGAGATCCAGGCACATTCGGATAAGATCGAAGATGATGAGGTGCTTCAAGAAATCTATAGGGAATCGGGAACTGACGCGGGAGGTCCGAAGGATGAACAAGTCTTAGCCCGAGGGCAGGTTGAATCGTGTATCCGGGAATTGATGAGCTCCGGTGACCCAGGCCTGTCAGCGTTTAGAGGTACGTCAGACGTCGTCAGGATAAAGGTGCCTGGTCTGAGAGGCACTATTGGGCTCACCAGTGAGGCCTTGGACATAAATCCTGAGGCATATTCCCTTGACATGGTTGTAGATCAT
This window encodes:
- a CDS encoding helicase-related protein, which encodes MTKRRSYAEPDASITKAWGVSDEPIPGLRDQSWPRFIEGPDPRVLSDLYIPALKSAVRYDRCCAYFSSSVLAAAARGFAALTRNLLMQGDTIQKPTIRLLVNEQMSAADAQVLEKKGDLTALEKTLLKRFKTPREALEKDRLAMLAWMLSKGMLEIKVGIMRYTGGINHAKYGYVTDPAGDILLYRGSGNETAQALSQNYEQFEISVSWLDEDAVAHYRTEFDRIWRGKHPSVAVVDLPTGLRQRLLKLLPDEPPITEPMKKNLDLPRLAMKWMFVAHAPYFSNGNGLAADALVPIDLWPHQRRVVDETVEAWPEGRLLCDEVGMGKTIEAIMIIRRLMAGRGVGHVLILVPAGLVKQWQEEFREKGGMMVPFLKGDELVQPDGSKARVGIAEALEQPILMMSREMARKDRTKSYILNGPVWDLVLMDEAHASRRAERDKGGFNTGNLLLTLLRDFQLSRQARSTILLSATPMQLDPWEPWDLLCVLGLGGYWASGFKLIEDFYDAIRTLRTRGLGNGQARRIARLMKKVSPLLPHPLNRLSDHPAMDEISRLLRSGVSSIREANRKWLESNSPLRKFVHRNNRDTLRRYYEAGLIEKPPPERKVDDLEYDYARGSGERAIYQHIKRYIDERYENLEAQKPGKGFVMTTYRRRMSSSPSALAESFRKRIARLDRVIRRQSLVRELEEDEKPDDRDWGDAGREEEVDPALPDTADEARQEKQQIEPLIRQLQDLGDTDSKRDFFRDQIRKIIADGRSVLVFTSYLDTMDYLRRQLRPIYHESLACYSGRGGEIWDGSQWKKVEKSAITKLLDEKKIRVLLCNDAASEGLNLQAAGALINYDMPWNPSRVEQRIGRIDRFGQDHPILPIVNIYLRNSVDTRVYRVLRERCGLFERFVGPMQPILNYARTILEGERKAVIEAGLAEIQAHSDKIEDDEVLQEIYRESGTDAGGPKDEQVLARGQVESCIRELMSSGDPGLSAFRGTSDVVRIKVPGLRGTIGLTSEALDINPEAYSLDMVVDHLANHLQSKHPVMPLVVGIAEKGAFRVDVCLWVRKDRKTKRIHRFDELNKLLMMWDGYRPSPEVYHEATVKAQKLARRELRSRIQRADRTSAQLQKDQLEAGKARLKRELGLNLYVRHKPKPLPVAFADTIRQADHRRFRKAYNVLQDMNCWEELDQEEIREQAEVLTANERKALHTYRNIDVALDDPRIRSRS